One Symphalangus syndactylus isolate Jambi chromosome 20, NHGRI_mSymSyn1-v2.1_pri, whole genome shotgun sequence DNA segment encodes these proteins:
- the CCDC43 gene encoding coiled-coil domain-containing protein 43 isoform X1 has product MRGGPAARPVRHCGRRPRGLQDPDPKMAAPSEVAAVAPGEGDGGGGGFGSWLDGRLEALGVDRAVYGAYILGVLQEEEEEEKLDALQGILSAFLEEDSLLNICKEIVERWSETQNVVTKVKKEDEVQAIATLIEKQAQIVVKPRMVSEEEKQRKAALLAQYADVTDEEDEADEKDDSGATTMNIGSDKLLFRNTNVEDVLNARKLERDSLRDESQRKKEQDKLQRERDKLAKQERKEKEKKRTQRGERKR; this is encoded by the exons ATGCGCGGTGGACCTGCAGCGCGGCCCGTCAGGCACTGCGGTAGGCGCCCTAGGGGCTTGCAGGACCCTGACCCCAAGATGGCGGCGCCCAGCGAAGTGGCCGCGGTAGCCCCTGGCGAAGGCGATGGCGGAGGCGGCGGCTTTGGCTCCTGGCTGGACGGACGGTTGGAGGCACTGGGAGTGGACCGAGCCGTTTATGGAGCCTACATCTTGGGTGtcctgcaggaggaggaggaagaagagaagctgGACGCTCTGCAGGGCATCCTCTCTGCTTTCCTG GAAGAAGATTCCCTCCTTAATATCTGCAAGGAGATTGTGGAACGATGGTCAGAAACTCAGAATGTTGTCACCAAAGTGAAAAAAGAAG ATGAAGTACAGGCCATTGCCACCCTAATTGAGAAGCAGGCACAAATTGTAGTAAAGCCAAGGATGGTGTCAGAAgaggagaagcagagaaaagctgcCCTTCTGGCCCAGTATGCTGATGTGACAGATGAAGAGGA TGAAGCAGATGAGAAGGATGATTCAGGTGCTACCACAATGAACATTGGTTCTGACAAAC TTCTGTTCCGAAACACCAACGTGGAAGATGTCCTTAATGCCCGCAAACTGGAGCGAGACTCACTTCGGGATGAGTCCCAAAGGAAGAAGGAACAGGACAAgctgcagagggagagagacaaacTAGCCAAGCAGGAGcgcaaggaaaaggaaaagaaaaggacacagagaggggagcgAAAGCGATAA
- the CCDC43 gene encoding coiled-coil domain-containing protein 43 isoform X2: MAAPSEVAAVAPGEGDGGGGGFGSWLDGRLEALGVDRAVYGAYILGVLQEEEEEEKLDALQGILSAFLEEDSLLNICKEIVERWSETQNVVTKVKKEDEVQAIATLIEKQAQIVVKPRMVSEEEKQRKAALLAQYADVTDEEDSVPKHQRGRCP; this comes from the exons ATGGCGGCGCCCAGCGAAGTGGCCGCGGTAGCCCCTGGCGAAGGCGATGGCGGAGGCGGCGGCTTTGGCTCCTGGCTGGACGGACGGTTGGAGGCACTGGGAGTGGACCGAGCCGTTTATGGAGCCTACATCTTGGGTGtcctgcaggaggaggaggaagaagagaagctgGACGCTCTGCAGGGCATCCTCTCTGCTTTCCTG GAAGAAGATTCCCTCCTTAATATCTGCAAGGAGATTGTGGAACGATGGTCAGAAACTCAGAATGTTGTCACCAAAGTGAAAAAAGAAG ATGAAGTACAGGCCATTGCCACCCTAATTGAGAAGCAGGCACAAATTGTAGTAAAGCCAAGGATGGTGTCAGAAgaggagaagcagagaaaagctgcCCTTCTGGCCCAGTATGCTGATGTGACAGATGAAGAGGA TTCTGTTCCGAAACACCAACGTGGAAGATGTCCTTAA